A genomic window from Chaetodon auriga isolate fChaAug3 chromosome 13, fChaAug3.hap1, whole genome shotgun sequence includes:
- the cd28 gene encoding cytotoxic T-lymphocyte protein 4, whose amino-acid sequence MFLAHCMMEWIVLAVLSCCLPVWSAVKVIQPYRVVSTNGTAQVQCFVQSQPSDRQTHVQYDQSLPNLEELRVILLKGLYGTQALCSSILNLTGARETGVEKEGPVQCSAEMRGGAVELTVSGLKATDTDMYRCEIEIFYPPPFLRLTGNGTLIHVLDSSDCPVQEGYRQTGHRGDEEEDDEVEEKLGPVSVPVGVLAILVMFVLVIIITFQILQCERGRREIVRAVPGVLHKVDAAGFSCQNIA is encoded by the exons ATGTTCCTGGCTCACTGTATGATGGAATGGATTGTGTTGGCAGTCCTCAGttgctgtctgcctgtgtggaGTG ctGTGAAGGTGATCCAGCCCTACAGAGTGGTGAGCACCAATGGTACAGCACAAGTCCAGTGCTTCGTCCAATCCCAACCCTCCGACCGCCAGACCCACGTCCAGTACGACCAAAGCCTGCCAAACCTTGAGGAGCTCCGTGTGATTCTGCTGAAAGGCCTCTATGGCACCCAGGCGCTCTGCTCGTCCATCCTCAACTTGAcaggagcgagagagacaggtgTGGAGAAAGAGGGACCG GTGCAGTGCTCTGCTGAGATGAGAGGGGGCGCTGTGGAGCTGACAGTGTCTGGCCTGAAAGCTACAGACACAGATATGTATCGCTGTGAGATAGAGATCTTCTACCCGCCACCTTTCCTGCGACTCACTGGCAACGGCACACTCATTCATGTCTTAG ACAGCTCTGACTGTCCTGTGCAGGAGGGTTACAGACAGACTGGACACCGgggtgatgaagaagaggatgacGAGGTCGAAGAGAAATTGGGACCAGTCAGTGTTCCTGTGGGTGTACTGGCGATTCTGGTCATGTTTGTCCTCGTCATCATTATCACCTTCCAG ATTCTCCAGTGTGAACGAGGGAGGAGGGAGATCGTCAGAGCTGTGCCTGGTGTGCTTCACAAAGTGGATGCTGCTGGATTTTCATGTCAAAACATTGCATGA